From Hippea alviniae EP5-r, the proteins below share one genomic window:
- a CDS encoding DUF302 domain-containing protein yields the protein MKILHAIGGAAIGAASLGALTLKLFQTQMVKEIPSPKNFEETCKAIEKVIPQFSNSGWGFPFEKWNFYKVFEDRNIDVPNIRKLTVYFVCNANLAARVINTNNAMAGIMPCSWAVMEKADGKTYISKMNIGLMAKMFTGEIKKAMLEVEKTEKEMFKRIFS from the coding sequence ATGAAAATATTACATGCGATAGGCGGAGCTGCAATAGGAGCAGCATCCTTAGGAGCTTTAACTTTAAAACTATTCCAAACACAAATGGTAAAAGAGATACCATCACCAAAAAACTTTGAAGAAACATGTAAAGCCATCGAAAAGGTAATACCCCAGTTTTCAAACAGTGGTTGGGGTTTTCCTTTTGAAAAATGGAATTTCTACAAAGTCTTCGAAGACAGAAACATTGATGTTCCAAACATCAGAAAACTAACAGTTTATTTTGTTTGTAATGCGAATTTGGCAGCAAGGGTAATAAACACAAACAATGCAATGGCTGGAATTATGCCATGCTCTTGGGCTGTTATGGAAAAAGCAGACGGTAAAACCTATATTTCAAAAATGAATATAGGATTAATGGCAAAGATGTTTACTGGAGAAATTAAAAAGGCAATGCTCGAAGTTGAGAAAACAGAAAAAGAAATGTTCAAAAGAATATTCTCATAA
- the glnA gene encoding type I glutamate--ammonia ligase, which produces MTVEEIVKKIQEEDIKIVDVRFVDLLGTWQHFSVPAHVFTEEVFEEGLGFDGSSIRGWKSINESDMLVMPDPATAFMDPFAEVATLNIICDIVDPITREPYERHPRAIAKKAEEFLKSSGIADVAFFGPELEFFILDDVRYDVKPNTSYYAVDSVEGIWNSGKDEDPNLGYKIKHKEGYFPVAPLDSLQDLRSEIVLELEKAGIEVEAHHHEVATAGQAEIDIKYASLLQQADNVMKYKYIAKNVAFMYGKTITFMPKPIAGDNGTGMHTHQSLWKDGKPLFAGNGYAGLSEIGLYYIGGILKHGKALAAFTNPTMNSYKRLVPGFEAPINLAYSSRNRSAAVRIPMYSPSPKAKRIEVRFPDPSANPYLAFTAMLMAGIDGIINKIDPGEPLDKNIYDLPPEELAKVEKMPRNLEEALNELEKDYEFLLRGDVFTEDLIKTWIEYKRENEIKYVNSIPHPAEFYLYFDV; this is translated from the coding sequence ATGACGGTTGAAGAAATCGTAAAAAAGATTCAGGAAGAAGACATTAAGATTGTTGATGTAAGGTTCGTTGATTTACTTGGAACATGGCAGCATTTTAGCGTTCCTGCACATGTGTTTACAGAAGAAGTTTTCGAAGAAGGTTTAGGTTTTGACGGCTCTTCAATTAGAGGGTGGAAGAGTATAAACGAGAGTGATATGCTCGTAATGCCGGACCCAGCAACGGCATTTATGGACCCATTTGCTGAAGTTGCAACACTCAATATTATCTGCGATATCGTTGACCCAATAACAAGAGAGCCTTATGAGAGACATCCAAGGGCGATAGCAAAAAAGGCAGAGGAATTCTTAAAATCTTCTGGTATTGCAGATGTTGCATTCTTTGGTCCTGAGCTTGAGTTCTTTATACTTGATGATGTTAGATACGATGTAAAACCAAATACATCTTACTATGCTGTTGACTCTGTTGAAGGTATCTGGAATTCTGGTAAAGATGAAGACCCAAATCTCGGATATAAGATAAAACATAAAGAAGGTTATTTCCCTGTTGCGCCGCTTGACAGTCTGCAGGATTTAAGAAGTGAGATAGTGCTTGAGCTTGAGAAGGCTGGCATAGAAGTTGAAGCACATCATCACGAAGTTGCAACTGCTGGTCAAGCTGAGATAGATATAAAGTATGCATCACTCTTACAGCAGGCTGACAATGTTATGAAGTATAAATACATTGCAAAAAATGTTGCATTTATGTATGGCAAGACAATAACATTTATGCCTAAGCCTATAGCCGGTGATAACGGAACAGGTATGCATACGCATCAGAGTTTATGGAAAGATGGCAAGCCTTTGTTTGCTGGAAACGGTTATGCAGGTTTAAGTGAAATAGGCCTTTATTACATTGGTGGTATATTGAAGCACGGCAAGGCTTTGGCCGCTTTTACAAACCCAACAATGAACTCATACAAGAGACTTGTTCCTGGTTTTGAAGCTCCTATTAACCTTGCATACTCATCAAGAAACAGGTCTGCAGCTGTGAGAATTCCAATGTACTCGCCATCTCCAAAGGCAAAAAGAATAGAAGTGAGATTCCCAGACCCATCTGCCAATCCATATCTTGCATTTACTGCAATGCTCATGGCTGGAATTGACGGAATAATCAACAAGATTGACCCAGGTGAGCCACTTGATAAGAATATTTACGACTTGCCACCCGAAGAGCTCGCTAAGGTTGAAAAGATGCCGAGAAACTTAGAAGAAGCTCTAAACGAGCTTGAAAAAGACTATGAATTCTTGCTAAGAGGCGATGTTTTCACAGAAGATTTAATCAAAACTTGGATTGAGTACAAAAGAGAAAACGAAATCAAATATGTCAACTCTATCCCGCATCCTGCAGAGTTCTATCTCTATTTCGATGTGTAA
- a CDS encoding LPS-assembly protein LptD, producing the protein MMKGIKIFVLLFFLFVPLRVFADSVVHIKADHISYNKGLSTYYAYGNCIVYDSQYSLKADTIAYNDNSSVAEAKGNVFLEDSKGNWIKGDYAKINYSTYQGFIKNAIMFIKGNGLYVKAKKIIMYDKNHYFIKDGIITSCKCDEFLNFNSRCYPKWTVSASNTYIVKDDYLLSYPIILRARSVPVFVLPFLHRSLSKERKTGFLMPQLGVSSGKGTVYIQPFFINISPSQDITLYPFTYTKKGNGISAEYRFYWTRHSKGRWQVTVFKEKTPYKSSSSRHTRINLKATQWADFGKYGRFNYKLNIVNNKNNLRVINQSNIELSGDRYTVSTASYYLSHNEYFFSVYGNYRQDLVSENNKETLQDLPVVKFGITGKKLYENLTLDFTQTIANEFRIKGERGVYTDSSGFLYYPFKVSYFNITPKVGAHRLWSEWRNAPDNDKHYKSSFIPDYIISSSTQIIGVFLNDNTEGFKGLKHTIKPTVEYEYIPERSQDFPDFVNTYPKTNLITFTLENNLTAKYLFKDNPIYRDVFYNKLIVKYDFIKKYDTPFPPVYEETTIRPFNFLSLTSKAHYFFKKHLFTDSTESLDISSKRAGFGIGYSMARDSDYNLEDETVNSKVYVYPIKELYLYTEAKKSIMHHYFPERKFGFMYTEDCWGIGIDFYLNRVAEEDSNGNYSTHLNKGFWITLNLTGLFSIKRQY; encoded by the coding sequence ATGATGAAGGGTATAAAAATTTTTGTCCTTCTCTTTTTTTTATTTGTCCCTTTAAGGGTTTTTGCTGATAGTGTTGTCCATATAAAAGCTGACCACATTTCTTATAATAAAGGGCTTTCTACATACTATGCATACGGCAATTGTATAGTTTATGACTCTCAATACTCGCTTAAAGCCGACACTATTGCATACAATGACAACTCATCTGTTGCAGAAGCCAAAGGCAATGTGTTTTTAGAAGATTCCAAGGGAAACTGGATAAAGGGCGATTATGCTAAAATAAATTACTCAACCTATCAAGGTTTTATAAAGAATGCGATTATGTTTATAAAGGGCAATGGATTGTATGTTAAAGCTAAGAAGATAATTATGTATGATAAAAATCATTACTTTATAAAAGACGGGATAATCACAAGTTGTAAATGCGACGAATTTTTGAATTTTAATAGTAGATGTTATCCGAAGTGGACTGTAAGTGCATCCAATACTTACATAGTTAAAGATGATTATCTTTTGTCTTATCCTATTATTTTAAGAGCACGAAGTGTTCCTGTATTTGTCTTACCTTTTTTGCATAGAAGTTTGTCTAAGGAAAGAAAAACGGGTTTTTTAATGCCGCAGCTTGGCGTCTCTTCAGGTAAGGGAACTGTATATATTCAGCCGTTTTTTATCAATATTAGCCCGTCTCAGGATATAACACTCTATCCATTTACATACACGAAAAAGGGAAACGGCATCTCAGCTGAATATAGATTTTATTGGACAAGGCATTCAAAGGGCAGATGGCAAGTGACGGTATTTAAAGAGAAAACACCATACAAAAGCAGCAGTAGTAGGCATACAAGGATTAACCTTAAAGCAACACAGTGGGCTGATTTTGGAAAATACGGAAGATTTAATTATAAGCTCAACATTGTAAACAATAAAAACAATCTTAGGGTTATAAATCAGAGCAATATAGAACTTTCTGGTGATAGATATACCGTATCAACTGCGTCGTATTATCTTTCTCATAATGAGTACTTCTTCTCTGTTTATGGAAATTATAGACAAGATTTAGTTTCTGAAAATAATAAAGAAACACTTCAAGACTTGCCTGTTGTTAAATTTGGTATCACTGGGAAAAAACTTTATGAAAATTTAACGCTTGATTTTACTCAGACTATTGCAAATGAGTTTAGGATAAAAGGAGAAAGGGGCGTTTATACAGATAGTTCTGGTTTTCTCTATTATCCTTTTAAGGTTTCATATTTTAATATTACGCCTAAGGTTGGTGCTCATAGGCTCTGGTCTGAGTGGAGAAATGCTCCTGATAATGATAAGCATTATAAGAGCTCTTTTATTCCGGATTATATCATCTCATCAAGCACGCAAATTATTGGTGTCTTTCTAAATGATAATACAGAAGGGTTTAAAGGTTTAAAACACACAATAAAACCAACAGTTGAGTATGAGTATATTCCAGAAAGGTCTCAAGATTTTCCGGATTTTGTGAATACCTATCCGAAAACAAACCTTATAACCTTTACGCTTGAGAATAACTTAACGGCAAAATATCTGTTCAAAGATAACCCTATTTATAGGGATGTCTTTTATAACAAGCTCATTGTTAAGTATGATTTTATTAAGAAATACGACACGCCATTCCCACCGGTATATGAAGAGACAACTATAAGGCCGTTTAACTTTCTCTCTTTGACTTCAAAGGCTCACTACTTCTTTAAAAAGCATCTATTTACCGACTCAACAGAGAGTTTGGATATTTCAAGTAAAAGAGCAGGTTTTGGTATTGGTTATTCTATGGCAAGAGATTCCGACTATAACCTTGAAGATGAGACAGTAAATTCTAAAGTTTATGTCTATCCGATAAAGGAGCTTTATCTCTATACTGAAGCCAAAAAAAGCATAATGCATCATTACTTTCCAGAGAGAAAGTTTGGTTTTATGTACACTGAAGACTGCTGGGGTATAGGCATAGACTTCTATCTCAACAGAGTTGCAGAAGAAGACTCAAATGGCAACTATTCCACTCATTTAAACAAAGGTTTCTGGATAACACTCAATCTTACTGGTTTATTTAGCATAAAAAGGCAGTATTGA
- a CDS encoding EscU/YscU/HrcU family type III secretion system export apparatus switch protein encodes MEGNKKAVALRYLQGEDNAPKVVAKGRGYLAQKIEELAKEYDIHIEKDPQLAESLYKLKLNEEIPEELYEAIAKILAFIYRH; translated from the coding sequence ATGGAAGGAAATAAAAAGGCCGTTGCATTGAGATATCTTCAAGGTGAAGATAACGCACCCAAGGTTGTTGCAAAGGGTAGGGGATATTTGGCTCAGAAAATAGAAGAGTTAGCAAAAGAGTATGACATACACATAGAGAAAGACCCACAATTGGCTGAGAGTCTCTATAAACTCAAACTAAACGAAGAGATACCAGAAGAGCTATACGAAGCCATAGCGAAGATTCTTGCCTTTATCTATAGACATTAA
- the trxA gene encoding thioredoxin: MVENLTTQDFKEKIFNWEESKDWHYKGDVPCIIDFYADWCGPCKMVEPILNELSEEYDGKVKFYRVNTDQEQELAAVFGIRSIPSLLFVPLNEQPQMAVGALPKEAFKQAIKEVFKIEE, encoded by the coding sequence ATGGTTGAAAATTTAACGACGCAGGATTTTAAGGAGAAGATTTTTAACTGGGAAGAGAGCAAGGATTGGCATTACAAGGGTGATGTGCCTTGTATCATCGATTTTTATGCAGACTGGTGCGGGCCATGCAAAATGGTTGAACCAATCTTAAATGAGCTTTCTGAAGAGTATGATGGAAAAGTTAAGTTTTATAGGGTTAACACTGACCAAGAACAGGAACTTGCTGCGGTATTTGGCATCAGAAGCATACCATCATTACTTTTTGTTCCTTTAAATGAGCAACCGCAAATGGCAGTTGGAGCACTTCCAAAAGAAGCTTTCAAGCAGGCTATAAAAGAAGTGTTTAAAATAGAAGAGTAA
- a CDS encoding sigma-54-dependent Fis family transcriptional regulator: MIVQQINIKEGYLNIIHEASKILSKKNTLNESLKEILKILYSYWDAPISFVVLYDEQIGALKIAESFGMTKKEVSKGVFKNGEGVVGSIFKNELPAVIYDIKNNPKYLNKTKLTKRVSEELVFLGVPIKVGGEKFGVLCTYKEKSKGFSHDDAIKMLSTLATLIGLTKKMYERMEEERKYWQEEKEILLSTISKEAIALNDIIGVSDAISNLKKVLLKVATTDSTILITGESGTGKSLIAKTIHKLSPRRDKPFATINCAAIPENLLESELFGYEKGAFTGATSRKKGKFELVDGGTLFLDEIGDMPLTLQAKLLNVLQDKEISRLGSEQTIPINVRIIAATNKDIEKLIKLGHFREDLYYRLNVIPIHVPPLRERKEDIPILIDYFLKKFNKQYKKRIGITKEAVKIMVNYRWGGNIRELENTIERLVIMNDKDIKEDDLPTYIKDEAEEPTIQQPSTLTDIPSTIESIEKQQIQDALKKVGYVKSRAARLLGYTIRQLDYRIKKYGIKIQKF, from the coding sequence ATGATAGTGCAACAGATAAATATAAAAGAAGGATATCTGAACATTATCCACGAAGCAAGCAAAATATTAAGTAAAAAGAACACACTAAACGAATCACTTAAGGAGATATTGAAAATCTTATACTCATACTGGGATGCTCCAATCTCATTTGTCGTGTTATATGATGAGCAGATAGGTGCATTGAAAATAGCAGAAAGTTTTGGTATGACAAAAAAGGAAGTATCTAAAGGTGTATTCAAAAATGGAGAGGGTGTTGTTGGAAGTATCTTTAAAAATGAACTACCAGCTGTTATTTACGACATAAAAAACAATCCAAAATACCTAAACAAAACAAAATTAACGAAAAGAGTAAGTGAAGAGCTTGTATTCTTGGGCGTTCCTATAAAGGTTGGTGGAGAGAAGTTCGGAGTTTTATGCACATACAAAGAGAAATCAAAGGGATTCTCCCACGATGACGCAATAAAGATGCTTTCAACACTCGCAACATTGATTGGTTTGACAAAAAAGATGTATGAGAGAATGGAAGAAGAGCGTAAATACTGGCAGGAAGAAAAAGAGATTCTTTTAAGCACAATAAGCAAAGAAGCAATAGCCTTAAACGATATAATCGGTGTATCTGATGCAATCTCTAATTTAAAAAAGGTCTTGCTCAAAGTTGCAACAACAGATTCAACAATTCTAATAACAGGAGAGAGCGGAACAGGAAAAAGCTTAATAGCAAAAACGATACATAAACTAAGTCCGAGAAGGGATAAGCCATTTGCAACGATAAACTGTGCAGCCATACCAGAAAATCTATTAGAAAGTGAATTGTTCGGATATGAGAAAGGTGCTTTTACTGGTGCTACATCAAGAAAAAAAGGCAAATTCGAGCTTGTAGATGGCGGAACGCTATTTTTGGACGAGATAGGAGATATGCCATTAACACTTCAAGCAAAGCTGTTAAATGTGCTTCAGGATAAAGAAATTTCAAGATTGGGAAGTGAGCAAACTATTCCTATTAATGTAAGAATCATTGCAGCAACAAACAAAGATATAGAAAAATTAATAAAACTCGGGCATTTTAGGGAAGATTTGTATTACCGTCTCAATGTTATACCAATACATGTGCCACCTTTAAGGGAAAGAAAAGAAGACATACCGATACTGATAGATTACTTCTTAAAAAAGTTTAACAAACAATACAAAAAAAGAATCGGCATAACCAAAGAAGCAGTAAAGATAATGGTTAACTACAGATGGGGCGGCAATATAAGAGAACTTGAAAATACCATTGAAAGGCTCGTAATTATGAATGACAAAGATATAAAAGAAGACGACTTGCCAACATACATAAAAGACGAAGCAGAAGAGCCAACAATCCAACAGCCATCGACTTTAACAGACATACCTTCAACCATAGAGTCAATAGAGAAACAGCAGATACAAGACGCCTTAAAAAAAGTTGGTTATGTAAAATCAAGGGCAGCAAGGCTTTTAGGTTATACAATCAGACAGCTTGATTACAGAATCAAAAAATACGGTATAAAGATACAGAAGTTTTAA
- a CDS encoding methyl-accepting chemotaxis protein produces MLFRLFVFTAVSFLLYFLGGLLGYLFFRETFLNHFLLFFVLASVVFTAANLWYYYVQLISNFSKINKEFGELLKDERIDLLKEIKTPGIPFVETFVKRFKDFIHGVVGKLITAAGKASVFNAKFNHELKKTIEAINENMAQFDAINATMKDASYAVTDISKNIEEFSNFMSEIEAASKEVLQIAVNVENTMQNNVEMMESGRHLIDELGDNLKNISNIVNVINDIADQTNLLALNAAIEAARAGEAGRGFAVVADEVRKLAEKTQANASEIYEMIRTVSANAEKLIEQNLIIANKIKESGEEAVKIKDTFEGVVGEIQKASQMLSNITAAIEEQSASIEEVTQTVTTVTQSTREVVNSLNDVANQSVDLSEVSDEAFKILQKLRIDHPMEDIYKLLREAKAEIEKTIEDAIKNGVISSADIWDRNYVPVPNTNPQKYETRFTDFVKKYIQPIEDKYLAKNNKFKYFLLVDNNGYAAAHNSIYDKPLTGDYEKDLIGNRSKRKFDDPVGLASARNTEPLLVQTYLRDTGNAMYDVSVPIYVEGKHWGGLRVGVEV; encoded by the coding sequence ATGTTGTTTAGGCTGTTTGTTTTTACAGCTGTAAGTTTTTTGCTTTATTTTTTAGGCGGTCTTCTCGGTTATCTATTTTTTAGGGAAACATTCTTAAATCATTTTCTTTTGTTTTTTGTTTTGGCGTCAGTTGTTTTTACTGCTGCCAACCTATGGTACTACTATGTTCAACTTATATCAAACTTCAGTAAGATAAATAAAGAATTTGGAGAGCTGCTCAAAGATGAAAGAATAGATTTATTAAAAGAGATTAAAACTCCAGGAATTCCATTTGTTGAAACATTTGTTAAGAGATTCAAAGATTTTATTCATGGTGTTGTTGGAAAGCTTATAACCGCTGCAGGTAAAGCAAGTGTGTTTAACGCTAAGTTTAATCATGAACTTAAGAAAACCATTGAAGCAATTAATGAGAATATGGCTCAGTTCGATGCAATTAATGCAACAATGAAAGATGCTTCGTATGCTGTAACGGATATTTCAAAGAATATTGAAGAGTTTAGTAATTTTATGAGTGAAATAGAAGCAGCATCAAAAGAGGTCTTGCAAATAGCTGTAAATGTTGAGAATACGATGCAGAATAATGTCGAAATGATGGAGAGTGGAAGGCATCTTATAGACGAACTTGGAGATAATCTAAAGAATATTTCTAACATAGTTAATGTTATAAATGACATAGCAGACCAGACAAACCTACTTGCTCTAAATGCAGCCATCGAAGCAGCACGAGCAGGAGAAGCTGGTCGTGGTTTTGCCGTTGTTGCCGATGAAGTAAGAAAACTTGCAGAAAAAACACAGGCTAATGCTTCTGAAATTTATGAAATGATAAGAACTGTAAGTGCAAATGCCGAGAAACTTATTGAACAGAACCTAATTATTGCAAACAAAATAAAGGAAAGTGGAGAAGAAGCCGTAAAAATAAAGGATACATTTGAAGGTGTTGTTGGTGAAATTCAAAAAGCGTCTCAGATGCTTTCCAATATAACAGCGGCTATTGAAGAGCAATCTGCTTCAATTGAAGAGGTTACCCAAACAGTAACCACAGTAACTCAATCTACTCGTGAAGTTGTGAATAGTCTTAATGATGTAGCAAATCAAAGTGTGGACTTAAGTGAGGTTTCTGATGAGGCTTTTAAGATTTTACAAAAACTGAGGATAGACCACCCGATGGAGGATATATATAAGTTGTTGAGAGAGGCAAAAGCAGAAATAGAGAAAACTATAGAGGATGCAATTAAAAACGGTGTTATATCTTCGGCTGATATCTGGGATAGAAATTATGTGCCTGTTCCTAATACAAATCCTCAAAAGTATGAGACAAGGTTTACTGATTTTGTTAAAAAGTATATTCAGCCCATTGAGGATAAATATTTGGCAAAGAACAACAAATTTAAGTATTTCTTATTAGTTGACAATAATGGATATGCCGCTGCTCACAACTCTATCTACGACAAACCTTTAACAGGTGATTATGAGAAAGACTTAATAGGTAATAGGTCAAAAAGAAAATTTGATGACCCTGTTGGTTTAGCAAGTGCAAGGAACACAGAACCTTTACTTGTTCAGACATATTTAAGGGACACAGGAAATGCTATGTATGATGTCTCAGTTCCTATTTATGTTGAAGGCAAGCATTGGGGTGGCCTAAGGGTAGGAGTAGAAGTATAG
- a CDS encoding RNA recognition motif domain-containing protein — MVKTLYVGNLPYATTEEELKELFGEYGEVSSTKIITDRETGRSRGFGFVEMDSDAAQKAIESLNGTSFGGRNLKVNEARERKPRNRF; from the coding sequence ATGGTTAAGACGCTTTATGTTGGAAATCTTCCCTACGCAACGACGGAGGAAGAGCTCAAGGAATTATTTGGGGAGTATGGTGAAGTAAGTTCAACTAAGATTATCACCGACAGAGAGACAGGCAGGTCCAGAGGATTTGGATTTGTCGAGATGGATTCAGATGCTGCTCAAAAGGCTATCGAGTCATTAAATGGAACAAGCTTTGGCGGAAGAAACTTAAAGGTTAACGAAGCCAGAGAGAGAAAGCCACGCAACAGATTCTAA